The DNA window AAGTAAGAGCAGTATGTAGTTTTCAATTCATAAAAGTATGTCATCATAATAatagtgatgaaaaaaaaaaggttactttgcttttcttttacctgggatttccctgcttttttccacatttcaggATTTAGCATATCCCCTCAAAACACAATAAATTTCTATTCTGTAGCTTAAGGGATCCATCAGTTAAAATGTTAGTCTTTCATCTTTATTACCCTgccattaaaatgaaagaaaccgGGACACACTTCAGTTTAGAAGAAGCAATTTAGTTGGTAATGTCCTTACTACTCAAGTCTTTACAAAGAGAGAAAGTGCATTATTGCTTATATTTCACACATTTATCTGCATAAGAAGCAACTAAAGCTTTCAGACACATACgatattaaatttaataatattctttgattagattattttattacaaCATTTTTCCATTACCAGTCATTTCCTGTACACATTTACATTCATAAAACCTgcaggtttttctttgtttgtatgtgtttatatgtattcataaagcaaggaaaagattttctgttttgctaCAGCTGTTAGATTCAAAAAGAACAGATTAATAACTAGTCACCACGTAGGACTAGGTTTTCTTGTACACTGCACCAGTAACCCTTTGCTATAATGAGGACACAAAGAGGCTCACATCAGgctgctcctcttcttcatAACTCAAAAGCGTCACAGTGGCAATAGCCTCTAGTGCTATTTGTCTTTAGTGCAGTTGTGACACTTCGGCATGATCCATAATTTGGCAGCTATTTACCGTGACATTTCCCTTCAGTGCAGCCATAACATTCAGTGAAGCCATTATTTGGTTCCATTTACCATATAAATTGTATTGTCGTGCATGCATGCTAGCAGCTACATTAGGTACCTGAAAATGAGTAAATCTTGTAAAATAGATACTAACAGCCATTCAGCAGAGAAATTTCTTTACTCCTCAGACAGAAGTAGGAATATCTATAATCTCTGCAAACACTACTGCAAACTTTTCCTCTAGAGAGtgtaattatttgtatttacaTGACACAGCAGTTATTCGTATCCACTTATTAAACATATACATTACCtgtatgtatacacacacacccacGTACACGAACAAACACATGGTAAACTATTGCTTGGTAGAAACCTAACTTAATTCAAAAAGGTATTAGGAGATTCCAGCATAGCAATTAAGTAGGAAGCATATCTGTAAAATGTGCTGAGGGTTGCAGGCCAGGAGAGAGCGAGTGAGTACGCGTGTGTCCGTGTGCGCGTGCGTATGCACACATGTGACAGACTCAGGAAAAAAGCCAGCTCTTCACCTagttctttgttgttttttcatgGAAGCATATGTGTGTAGGGAAGGGAAATTTGGTTATTAGCCTTTGCAAACAATGCCAGATTCCTCTGTAGCAAATTCATTTAGAAAGGTAAAATTAGGATGTAGTGCTAGCAACCACATCTCAATGAGCTGCTATTATTAAtagtattattatttaaatccCTGCTCTCTACATATAGTATACTTAGTACTTCCAAGGCaaatgtattattatttttaatcatttaaGTCCCCACTGTGCACACAGCTTTTAATACACCTTTTTTGCAAGCATATTAAGTGTATTGTTATTAATCCCTTGCTGTGACGCtacagtatttcttttccttgtatGTTGAATGTCCTATCATCATTTAAACCTCTCAGTGTGTGCATGCCATATACATTTTCCTAGCCATCTaatatttaaacattatttaaatCCATCATAGCTTACTTATTCAAAGTCAGCCCTGCTCCCATAACTGTAAGTTTGTAgaatatacttttaaataaagagaagttggttcatttttttctttccttcctgcaaCCCCAAATTTATAGTGAAACTCATCAGAAAAGCTTTATCTGCGtgtttcagaaatacttttcaCCCCCTCTCTATCAATAATGCTCTCTTTCAGCAATTTAAGGGATAGAAATCATatctttaaaaccaaaaattactTCTTCATTCAAGATTCATTCATGGAAGAGCAATCACATTTATCCTGAGCTACTCCTTCAGCTTAACATAGACATTTGATGAAAAGGACAAGCCCAATGACCAAAGCCTAACCCAAACACCAAAAGGGCTATGAAATTTGTACACTGGCCAAACAAGCTGTGCATCTAGCAAACATAAAACTTTTATTAACCTGTGATCAATATGAAAGTGCTAAACAATAATCCTGAAGccaaaattaaaactaataACATGTCATATCTGGAATAGATATGTGTGAAACTTCCAGAGGTTCCTCTTTTCCCTTATTTTGATCAGTGAAAGAGCCTAGGGCAGTTGCATTACGCAATGTTATATATGAAgtaacatattaaaaagaaagtagaatGTTGTAAGTCCAAACAGAATCCTGttacaagaataattttttgtgACAAAAACATATGGAATTCACTGCTTCAAAAACATTAAATCTATTGAACTGACAGTGACCAATACATCCGAAAATTGGGGAACTTGGATGGATTTTGGCATTTTACTGCAgaaatttaatctgaaaaattgTTACCCATGCTACTCTTCTGCATGCATCACAGATGTAAccaattttattctttttattttgccataGTATattccaaaatacattttttaaagatgcCTTTATTGACCAAGGACATTGCCTTGCCTCTGAACAAGAAAAGACACCATGTGCctagaaataaaatagtgaGAACTTTGCATGCTTTTATCTTGTATAATACTTGAGTGTTTGCATCTTTCTAGTATCCAGTTGGAAGGCCAATAAACAAACCCAACACAATATCTATAATATCAGAGATGAAAGAGGAAGTATGCTTCCAACAGCAGATCTTGGTGAAAACAAAAATCGTAGTGGTTTCATGTTTACCTTGCATAAAAGAGAAATGGTAACAAAGACTCAAGCCATTTTGCCCTTCCCCAAAATCTACCAAAGCGAGACTAAACCTAGTAGTCAGGCATGACACCAAAAAGGGACAATTGTCCATTGTACACAATTCCTTATGATGAAttacataataataaaaaattacagtaaaaatgtGCTAAATCAAAattagaaatactttttctaCTTCCTGTACTGCtgaataaaatacatgttttcgtatgttacttttaaaaatgtgtgaataATGCTCTAAAATTAAGTTTACccgggtttttttccttcaagccCTAGACATTATCAGTCTGTCATTATGTTTATTACGAGGTGTATGATCTTAGGAAATTTTCATCTCCCCACCAAACGAATATAATTTCAAAAGATGTGGTAAAATTGGCCTTtaagattttaaacatttcctaTGGAAAAAAGATGTGGAGCAAGtagtttcagtattttattgtTCTGGAAAATATTATGCTTCAAGCTGGAATTCCCACTGTATATATCATTAATAATATCTATTAAGTGAGGaagaattttcaaaactttacAAAACCTTTTAACTTCACCCACTAGATAATCTATGTCTGAGCATCGGTACCTGTACCGATTTAAAATGGTCTTGCTGTTTGTAAAAGGGCTTCTGCAGAAGCAATACTTGGTAAAAGTAGAAGTAGTTGCCTGGTTATGAGAAGTCACTTAAAAAATGAGCAGTCAAAGAACTCTACAGAATGGAGAATACCTACAAAAGAGCTAGTGAGCAAGAAACacataaatatgaataaatgCCAGGAACAgttaaatagcttttaaaactttatttaatCTTCAAAAATATACAGGACCTGAACACACACGAACATGGCTCAAAATCTTGCTCGAACAACTTTTCAATACTGACTAAATGAGAGACTGGACAGTAAACAGCAGCAGTAGAAAATTAACAAGCAAGAAAATGAGACTATGTTGCAACTTGTAGTTaaagatttgaaagaaaattgcaCAGTTGTTTATAGTTATGAAagacatgatttaaaaaaaaaaaagtcaagttgCTTAACATCACTGACATGTCAGCATTGGAGGATAAATTTCCCTTGTATAACCAGTCGAGGAATATTACTATGATCCATGATGTAACTGAGTTATGATTATCACGTTTGTGACAAAAAATCaggagcattttttttcccagaaacttCAAGACATTAACAGAGCAACCCAAAGATACAACTCTTTATTTAGTCTTGTtctaacaattttatttttaaatcagggAATCAAAATTgccagaagattttttttctgagctgaacTATATATGAAGTCTTATCAAATCAGGCTGACAGACTAAATCTGCCTCTGCATCAAGACTTATTCTGTCAAGAACAATGTTCTTGTTTCACGCTAACCGAAGTGACAGAATCAAACACGGGCCCATTAAGTCCGTGCTACAGCCACTGATTTAAACACttataggaaaaaaactcaaaaaaccccaaacccaccctttTTTATTAACACCTTAGTgctgttttttaatataatatcCATTACtaagcttaaaaaaagaaattgtttctaGTAAATCTGGGGCATGAAGTgcccattttctctcttctgattTATATCattgttctgtttttacagCTTACTGTTGACAGAGTGAGGTAATTCAACTACAATTTTTCCAATGTTTTTTCCCATGTACATGTAATCTACAGCACGGAATACAGACTCCAAGCCAGTGAACTTGCCCTCTGGAGACATGTCTCCAAAGTCCACCTCACAAACCAGGTCTCCTCTTTCATACATCTCGAGCAAATGCTTCAGAGCCATTTCGTATTCAGAAAGGTAATGGTTCAAGAAGAAACCCTGGACGCTGGCAGACTTCTTCAACAGTTTTGCTGGCAACAACTCTGCTTTAATGGGCTGGAGGCCAGTGGGGTTTTGGTAGCCAGTGATAAACCCAATAACTATCAGTCGCCCTTTGATAGCCAAGGAATTGAGAGCCAAGTCAAACATCTTTCCCCCAACGGATTCATACACGACATCCACACCTTCGGGGTAGTCCTTCCTAAGCACAGATTCGACATTTTCGGTTTTATAGTTGATCGTACGGTCACAGCCAATGGATTTCAGAAAACCACCCTTTTCATCACTGGAGCAGGTTCCAATTACATGGCATTTTGCCTTCTTTGCAAGCTGCACAGCAAACTGGCCcgttcctccagctgctgctgtcaccagaaCCTTCTTGCCTTCAGACAGGTTTCCCAGCTCTTTCAAACTGAGGTATGCAGTAGCGCCACTTACCATTAAAGTAAGAAACTCGGGTTTCACTGAGGGTAGAGGAACTGCATGTCTGGCAGGCACAACCGTGTATTCAGCAAAGGAACCTGCTTTCACGTAGGCCACAGCTTGACCCACTGTATAATCTGCACTAGCACTGAGTCCTAACGCTACCACATCACCGACACCTTCAAAACCTATATCAAATGGGGGTTTAACTGACGCATCATATCGACCAGCTGAGTAGTTTATGTCAGATGCATTAATGCCGACAAAtctagaagaaaacaaaaatgtattaaCGAGATTTACTCCTTACCAAGTTCAACCTTCAATTTaaatttctgggaaaaataCCAAATTTTTTCTGATTACTggtatatttgaaaaaatgagTACACTCCAGAGACTACTTTTACCAGACTCCTATAGTTTACATTCTGTTACTCTAGAATTATAGagtattttctaaacaaaaaagTCCCAAAACAGaaacctaaaacaaaacaaaaaaaatcccttttattttccttaggTCCATTTGACCAAGCTaagcaagttaaaaataattctgtaaaagaTTAAAGGATGAAAATGAATAGACCACTTTATACAAGATGTGAAAGCACTGAAGAATAAAACATGTAGAGCGGTAAATATGTGGATTCTGGCAAcaaatttacatttttgaaTATAATAATACTGTTAATGACTAATGATCATATTAACTATCGATGTCATTTGCAAGGTCATGTTACTGTAGGCAAGTACTTTTTAATTGATGGAGTCACTACAGCAAATTTGCCTTTTGATGTAGCTAATGTCAAcgttaaaatatttttctttatataaattACTTGCAACACATCAAAACAACCTTGCACAGAAGgactaaaattttaaaactgaatatcAAGTCCTACTGACCTCTAACAGGTGAAAATgcatggcattttttttttaatagaaagatAGTGACATTCTCACAACTTGATTAAGCACTAAGAGATAATGATAAAAACAAAGTTATGATCTAGTTTAAATGCAAAGAATCTTGAAGTTTGGAGTTTTTTAAGTAACAATATCTTTACACAGGCAAGGGAAGGTGGGGGAAGGTTCTGTTAACTGgaaaatgtagaaaagaaacacatgTAACAACAACGCCAGAACTATTACTACATGTGGATGTGACAACTCGAAAGGTGTACTTGACACCATGTAAAAGCTGCAGAAGTAGGCAAACAGTGCACTTTTAATTGTTGCAGTTAGCAACAAGCTCAGATCATACGTGTATGTAGTTTTAAATTGCTTGCACACAGAGCGAGGAGAACTAAAACCGCTTTGCTCCTTTTGATTTCCTTCATTCTTTACAGCGTGGGGAGCTTCAAACTTTCACCAACGTTATATGTAAAAAGACACGTACGCGTAAACATATCCACGCAATAAAATAGGTGAAAGCGACTGTTGCTCTTGGTAATCCTGCCTTCAACTCACTCGCAACAAAAAATGCCTACGTCTTGTTCGTAGatacaaaaaaatcttctattATCCTGCTGTGAGGCGACTTCCATACAGGACTGCTAAAAGATGTATAAAAATTGGTAACGGAGTTGCAGCTTCCCAGGCAAACCGTGTCCCTCGGGCGCCTGGCAGAAGGGCTTGGAGCACCGAGGCGAGACGTGTCGGCGTTGCCCCGGCCTCCTCCCGCCCATACACCCCAGTTTCTGCAGAGGGTGAGGGGTCGGTGGGGAGCTGTGCTCGCCCCCTCTCCGGCCTCATCGCTTCGCCCAGCCGGGGCTCTCGGTAGCTTCGAGGCCACCCCCGGGGCGCTCACTGCCCCCGGCCCGACCCGCCAGGCAGGTCCTGGCTCCCCGCTGGGCTCAGCCTCCTTCCCCACGCTCCCGGCGCTCGTCCGCCTTGGAAGGGTGCGGAGCAGCCGTGCCCTCGGCTGGGGCAGGGCACCCCCGAGAAGGGCAGGCAGCGCAGCACTAGGAGTAACAAGCCCCCGTCTCTCCAGGAGCTTCCTCTCCCCGGCGCTGCGGGGCAGCGAGGACAGCATAAAGACAGGTAGAACAACCCTCTGAGGACAAAAACTTTGAGTGCGGGGAAGGGGCGAGTCGTGCGGGGGTCAGGCGCCTGCCGAGCAGGGCTCGAGCACACGCACCGCTGCTTTTGTTCTGCAGCCGGGGAGGATGCGAACCCGTCCCCGCCCGGGCCGCACCGCAACTTGTGCGTGCGGCTGCAGGGGCCGCGGCGCCCAACTTGGTGCTGCCCGGCCGCGCCGGGCAAGGGATGCGGAGCTTTCCGCAGAGGTGGGCAGGGGATGCGGGGCgcccggggaggggggcggCCGTGCCCGCCGCTGCCCGCTCTGGCAGGAGGCTGGGGCAGACAAAGCCGTGTGCGCTGCCCCGCTGCGCGGGGGGCTCGTCCCCGCCGCCCGCCCagccccctgcacacacacacagacacacgcacacacagagACACGCGTGTACACGCACCCGCGCCCTCCCCGTCTCTGCGGGGCGGCTGGGCCACGGGAAATGAtcctccctgggctcctgggTTCATCATTATTAATCAACACAGCCTGCCgtccagccctccctccccccccactTTTTTTAACCTCCTTTTTATTGTGTGCAAACCCAAAACTCCTGTTCGCATTGTATGGGCTGCTTGTTTTTTCcccgccttttttttttttttcttcaagattGTTTAGTCTCTTAGATTCCTTGCACATTAAAACGATCGTACACAAGGTCTGGATTAAAACATAGTGTCTAATCTGCCCTGTCATTCCAGCTGACAGAAGTGAGGTGGGTAGGATGTGCCTGCAGTTTCTTAgattactttgcttttaaaagtagCAAAAAGCACGAATTACAACTTGAAAATCAGTCTACTAACTTCTGAGATtgaggaaaggagaaagcacAGAAGTAATGACTacttggggtgctggtgggtttTAAGACCTTTTATATTGCCTCGATTTACTTTCTACCTTTAAATCTATTCTTTTGAAGTTTCTAATTGAGGTTTGCTTCTCACATCTCAAGATGCAAACCTGAAGGGGGGGCGAAAAAAGCTTGAGattggcttttttaaaaattattacacaCATTGAGTCACCCGTTTTATTTATACTCAACAGTGTTGAACCCCCTCGTACTGTTTATTACAGAAAACAGGAGGACACTGCCGAGGggaggaaatgctgcttttagtaCCACAACAAAGCACGAGACACTGAAAACCAGCACCACAGCCTTaagcacagacaaaacaaaGTCATCCAAACCAGTACTatgcaagaaaaacattacTTAAACCAAACACTCAGCAGGAATAGTCCTCCACTTTTCCCACTGTGATCCATTAGTCCCCTGGTTCAAAAAAACTTTCCCAACCCCTTTTACTCCCTTTCCTATAAACTTTGTTTCCATCTTCCAGGCAGACAGTAAATCCTTAACAGTTATTTTGGAAATATGTCACTTCCTCAAGAAAATCTCGAAAATCCCCCAACAACTTTAAGAAGGACCAAATCTTCACAGCCTTTGGGTCCTTCTGCAATAAAATAGAGAAGCCTTGCTTCCACACCTGCCCTCACCCCGCTTCCTCCCCAAAAACAGGACAAACGGACATAAGAAACTTAAATGGCTTCATTAACGATCTTTTTACcaccttttcccctcctcttcctctcctacatagaaacaaagtaaaaaaaaattgccttaaCTGATTTCTAGTTTTGAaggatttttgtttaaaagatgaattgttttttttctgtataaaaaagAAGTAAGGGTTGCTGGCACAGTTGTCTAACAGATAAGAAAGTTCCCCCTAACTGcctcttattttaaaatatctatctATACACAGATTTTAATTTCCCATTCCCATAAATCCCAAACCAGATTTTATTGTGGTGAATGAGGATTGTTTTGCATGAAAAGCTCAAAGCAATTAATACTATTCATGGGCGTGACTGGGActaaaatgaataaatacaaaaaatgcCCTCCTGGAACTCAAAGtcctttattgttttgtttttaattgtatGCTTCTACCTATTAGAAAATCTATAGCTGTGTTTagggcttgggtttttttgtttgtttctctttttttacaCTAACTAGAGTCAGGGACTCATCCTTCTAGGATGAGATAATCCTTCCCCAGAATGACAAGAGAGGGGGAAGCATTCAGAACTcgcttcctgctgcagcttcccTAAATGTCTTACAGTAATGTGATCCTGTGTCTTCTGTGATATTCTCCagaaaataatagtaaatagagaagaaattacacaaataatacaaaatgtAAGAACTCTAAACACAGACTTCATTGttcacctctccctcccctccatcctCACTCATGCATGTGTGCCACTACGAGAACATGTGTGTAACAGGCTGATGTGTTAAAACCCAGTAATTGCCAGCCTGAATCTGTGGACCAGCTCCAGCCTTTAGTCTGGTATAAGCCCTTTTATCTCGAGGTGTGCACATCCCACAGGCACCCAGGGAGCCCACCCAACAAAGGGAGGGAGgacaaggagaagggaagagttACAGTGGAaactacatattaaaaaaaataatttttttaaaaatttacaggAGGGCGGGGGAGGGATGAGAAAGACTCTAAATGCATATGTTGAGGGGAGGGGATTTGAGAAACAAGGATGCCACTCTCCCTTGCATTACGCGAAACTTGCTACTTGTATCTCAAGTCTTTCGACCTCTTCCACAAAAAGGAATTTAACTCCAGCTGGATGGCTGTTTCATGCCATTACTGTTCCACGGTCATTAGTGGATGCAGCAACACAATGTTTTAGACTTTGAGGTTTGGAGGGAATTTTAGTCTCAGAAATCCTAGTGGGAAATGTCAGCATTGGATTAAAGTGCCACAGCAGCTTTCTTTTGAGCTCCTGGAGGAGTCtctgctcttctttcttcttgccCCCTctttatgtgtatttatatgttACATATGGACACATAAATGTATGTTACACATGCACACGGTGTCACACGCTGCCTTCATATAACTTGCAGCATTGTTCTCAAGGCAACTTAGTGCTTCTCTAATCTTTAAGCTCCCACGGAGAGCATGGCAAACTATGTGTTACCACGATTTCCTTGCTTGACAAGAACCTTAGAGTGCTATTCTCTCCAGTGCCAGCCACGCAGTCTGCTCCAAAGTTCCCAGAGTTTCAGCTTCCCCTCGTGAGCAGAGAAACCTCACGACCTTAAAAAGCTTAGTTTTAGTGCAAGGTACCACGGCGTCTAGGAAGGAGCCACCGAGAACGAGCGGGTTTTTTATGGAGCCAGCTGCGGGAAGGCACGTTTTGTCCTCAGGAGTCTTCATTTCACGGCGAGCTGGCCACCGTGCCGGGCGTGGGATTTACGGCGCGTTACGCTAAGCAAAAATGTCACCTCCTCACCCTTTCCCCTACCCAGCTCCACTCCGAAAGCCGCGAACAACCGCGGGCTCTCGTCCCCGCCGAGGGAGGCCGAGGGCCGCCCTGCCCCCTCCCGCCTTTGGCGCGCAGGGACGGGGGTGGCGCCGGGCCCGGCCCTCGGCCTCCCCGGTGAGTCACGGCGGGATGGGTGGATAGATGGATGGGGCGGGGGCAGAGGAGAGCGGCGTGCGGGGCAGCGCCGAGGCAAGAGCGGCTGGTGCGGTCCCGCACACACGGCGGTGCCGGGGCACTGCGCGTCAGTCCTCGGTGGGACTGTGTGGGTGCGATGGGGACGCGCTCGCGCCCCGGGCACTATGTTCGTGTAACGAGCCCGGGCAGAGGCCTGGGAGGGGCTCTGCGAGCGCTTCCCGGCGTCTCCCTCCCTCCTCGGCGCTCACCGAACGTAGAACTTGCCTCTTCTCCCGCCGCCCCACCCCCCCCGGCAAAGGGGCCCTGGGGTGTTTCTCTTCCTTCGGGCAGGCGCACGCCGGGAGCAGcgcacacagacagacagacagacacacccCTCCGCCAcggaaagaggaggaggaagtgtCACCCTCACGCACGTGGATAGGGCGACCGGGCTGTAGCACCAGCCgttcaaaacaacaacaacaacaacaacaataaaattaaattaacagtCGCCAGATGGCGGCTGGTACAACTTCGGAGCCGGTCTCCGAAGTGAGGGACcctgtgggaaggaggaggccACAAGGTGCCAGAAGTCGGCGGGggccgccgcggggccggggcgcgaAGGGGGAGGGCGGGGGGAGGCTCACCTGTTCCTGACAAGAAGGTCTCCGTCTCCCGGGAGTGGCACGGGCGCGTCCTGCTGCAGAGTGACCGCTTCCCTGAAGTTTTGGCTCAGCTTAGTCACCACCAGCTTCTTcatggagctggggatggacGAGCCCTGGAAATCCAGAAAGTAACGGGAGTAGGACATGTCCAGGATGGGCCGCGACCAGCTGCCACCGACGTAGGACCAGGCGGGACCGGGCTGCCGCCGCCACCACCACCGCGCTGCCCGGGAGCTCAGCAAAGCGCCGCTTTTCGCGCTAAAACTCATGCCCTGCCTCGGCTCTCCTCTCCCGCCCCGCTCGGGAGAGCTCTGGCTCGGGATCCTCCAGGCAGCTCGCACGACCCGCCGGCAGGAGAAACTCCCCGCTCGCAGCTATGTGTGTACGTAAACAGAGCCCCCGCGCCGCAGGCTGTCCCTCCCCGCCCAGCCGGCCCCTCCGCAGCACGGAGACGCCGccggaggagcagcagaggcgGCGAGATGGTCCCGCCGCAGCAGCCGCTCTTCTTCTGCCGCCGCTTGCGCTGCCGAGGAGCGAGGCCGGCCCGCTCCCGCGGCCGTCCGTCCCGCCGGCGCTGCGCCTGCCCTGCCTGCgcctgcccttccctgctttGCCTGCCAGGGAGGCAGGTGTGCGGCGGGCCGAGTTGCCTCCTAAAGGTGGTGGTGGCAGCTTTTAGTTTGCACCCTGCCTCTGACTAACGGGTTTAAAAATcggagggggggaggggggaagacaGACGGACAGAGAGAAACGCCTCGGATTACCCCCCGCGCCCCATTCTTTAGTTTACAAAAAGAGATTATCTTCCTgccccaaaaaaaaaaaaaaaaaaaaaaaaaaaggaagaaaaaaggggaaaaaaaaaaaggaaaaaaaaaaacagtgggaAGAAAGCACGGTAAATTATGGGCCGGGGAAGGTTAGAGAAGTGCGGAGAAGTTGCAGCTAATCTCCTAATGTTGTTATTAGCCGCCGCCGAGGAGCCGCTGCCCGCGGGCGGACGCTCCGCCCCTTCC is part of the Chiroxiphia lanceolata isolate bChiLan1 chromosome 1, bChiLan1.pri, whole genome shotgun sequence genome and encodes:
- the ZADH2 gene encoding prostaglandin reductase 3; translation: MSFSAKSGALLSSRAARWWWRRQPGPAWSYVGGSWSRPILDMSYSRYFLDFQGSSIPSSMKKLVVTKLSQNFREAVTLQQDAPVPLPGDGDLLVRNRFVGINASDINYSAGRYDASVKPPFDIGFEGVGDVVALGLSASADYTVGQAVAYVKAGSFAEYTVVPARHAVPLPSVKPEFLTLMVSGATAYLSLKELGNLSEGKKVLVTAAAGGTGQFAVQLAKKAKCHVIGTCSSDEKGGFLKSIGCDRTINYKTENVESVLRKDYPEGVDVVYESVGGKMFDLALNSLAIKGRLIVIGFITGYQNPTGLQPIKAELLPAKLLKKSASVQGFFLNHYLSEYEMALKHLLEMYERGDLVCEVDFGDMSPEGKFTGLESVFRAVDYMYMGKNIGKIVVELPHSVNSKL